The Actinomycetes bacterium genome has a segment encoding these proteins:
- a CDS encoding CAP domain-containing protein, producing MSAWNDYLAHNDVPSGYNGDPATCTPGTTTTEFKLAVRDRVNWYRNMVGLPDVQLDLAASDDLQQTALMMAAQEAVSHYPDENWACHTDLGATGAAKSNLAPSVYGPAAITAYVDDWGDFNTPVGHRQWILNPKLLKVATGDVYSPTNRRGTSNALRVIWPEQAQRPNEVEYVAWPNAGYVPHGALPHRSDRWSFSLSRDYWTASAPDFSDAQVVVTTAGGDITPQVVNRTDRYGDYTLVWEMPDIAAAPDGPDRFYRVTVTDVLVDGVKKNYSYVVTLIG from the coding sequence GTGAGCGCGTGGAATGACTACCTCGCCCACAACGATGTGCCCTCCGGCTACAACGGCGACCCTGCCACCTGTACGCCAGGCACCACCACCACTGAGTTCAAACTCGCGGTTCGAGATCGCGTGAACTGGTACCGCAACATGGTGGGCCTACCTGACGTCCAACTGGACTTAGCGGCCAGTGATGACCTGCAGCAGACCGCGCTGATGATGGCTGCCCAGGAAGCTGTGTCTCATTACCCCGACGAGAACTGGGCATGCCATACCGACCTGGGTGCCACCGGAGCGGCCAAGAGCAATCTCGCGCCCAGTGTGTATGGCCCCGCTGCCATCACTGCGTATGTTGACGACTGGGGAGATTTCAATACCCCCGTGGGACATCGGCAGTGGATCCTGAATCCCAAGCTGCTCAAGGTTGCCACCGGCGATGTGTACTCACCCACGAATAGGCGCGGGACCAGCAACGCGCTCCGGGTGATCTGGCCGGAGCAGGCCCAGCGGCCCAATGAGGTGGAGTACGTTGCGTGGCCGAACGCCGGTTACGTCCCCCATGGTGCGCTACCGCATCGATCTGATCGGTGGTCCTTTAGCCTGTCTCGCGACTACTGGACCGCAAGCGCGCCAGACTTCTCGGACGCTCAGGTAGTCGTTACTACCGCCGGCGGCGATATCACCCCGCAGGTGGTCAACCGCACGGATCGCTACGGCGACTACACCTTGGTGTGGGAAATGCCGGACATCGCCGCAGCACCTGACGGCCCGGATCGGTTCTACCGCGTCACCGTCACCGACGTCCTCGTAGACGGCGTAAAGAAGAACTACAGCTACGTGGTCACCCTCATCGGCTGA